The following are from one region of the Stigmatopora argus isolate UIUO_Sarg chromosome 9, RoL_Sarg_1.0, whole genome shotgun sequence genome:
- the shisa3 gene encoding protein shisa-3 homolog, with protein sequence MVRLLNCLLLGYLTWNLRISDARGEYCHGWLDASGNYHDGFRCPEDFDTSDATVCCGSCALRYCCAAADARLEQDGCTNDRPPSAADPDNDHIEYAAQPVYMPFLMVGSMFVAFVVVGSLVAVYCCTCLRPKQPAQQAIRFSLRSCQGETIPMILTAAPPGLRAPSRQSSTATTSSSSVGGGGGGSVRGFSVGGQQQHGCSASAAISAPGRGALAPPPYMSPVASGGMQAAQLPSGGAAFLLPQQYFFPMQPDAFASAKGFSDLGQS encoded by the exons ATGGTGCGCCTGCTGAACTGCCTCCTACTCGGATACCTCACTTGGAATCTGCGGATCTCGGACGCCCGGGGGGAGTATTGCCACGGCTGGCTGGACGCCAGCGGCAACTACCACGATGGCTTCCGTTGCCCGGAGGACTTCGACACGAGCGACGCCACCGTGTGTTGCGGCTCATGCGCGCTTCGCTACTGCTGCGCCGCCGCCGACGCGCGCCTGGAGCAGGACGGCTGCACCAACGACCGGCCTCCCTCCGCCGCCGACCCCGACAACGACCACATCGAGTATGCTGCGC AGCCCGTCTACATGCCCTTCCTGATGGTGGGCAGCATGTTCGTGGCCTTCGTGGTGGTGGGCTCCCTGGTGGCCGTCTACTGCTGCACCTGCCTCCGACCCAAGCAGCCCGCCCAGCAAGCCATCCGCTTCTCGCTGCGTAGCTGCCAGGGCGAGACCATCCCCATGATCCTGACCGCGGCGCCCCCCGGCCTGCGCGCCCCGTCCAGACAGTCCAGCACGGCCACCACCAGCTCCAGCTCggtgggcggcggcggcggcggctccgtGCGGGGGTTCTCCGTCGGCGGCCAGCAGCAGCACGGTTGCTCGGCGTCGGCGGCCATCTCGGCGCCGGGCCGCGGGGCCCTGGCGCCGCCGCCTTACATGTCTCCCGTGGCGTCGGGGGGTATGCAGGCGGCTCAGCTGCCCTCGGGGGGCGCCGCCTTCCTCCTGCCCCAGCAGTACTTCTTCCCCATGCAGCCTGATGCGTTCGCTTCAGCGAAGGGCTTCTCGGATTTGGGCCAAAGTTGA
- the bend4 gene encoding BEN domain-containing protein 4 isoform X2, whose translation MEGDTPPAEHQGPSDAKMSRGDPARLWQCKARLERFASVEPSLFADADAGHMTFHPGQGLPFQAQRHQLNHGDHHAGFAAEGRPCSGVPTSTSAEGAAGVALDTRRRRAFVGVAESAHPAGRRKVESPDCTFGITSENRLILDAFAKECSRVLSLLNNGRLLEPSPSLPVAIKTEDVCSAGPRTKSEENSSSPSVDLDEEAPQSHLNQQQTSAVLRLFTDSLHNYLLSGRRWRGGRPLLGSDDERCRSAEPASEASAGWGSPSPSDSYGHPSSTLPEDEDEDEEESCCPRCLELEQEVLSLQQENEELRNKLETVPVPCQNVLEYFKNVVEFHHQLVPPVPEEPLTEEEEQQTVFEGSKQLLENYPLFISNKQWDEAVNSSKKDGRRLLRYLIRFVFSTDELKFSCGLGKRKRSVHLREAGLERRPLNPIKVSCLREFIRVHCASNPDWWMPSEEQINKVFSDAVGHARQGRAVGTFLGGGGGGGAGSSILYLDGFDGHLSQDELYLKGCQNGQLD comes from the exons atggaGGGGGACACGCCGCCCGCCGAGCACCAAGGCCCCTCCGACGCCAAGATGAGCCGAGGTGACCCGGCCAGGCTTTGGCAGTGCAAGGCGCGTCTGGAGCGCTTCGCCTCGGTCGAGCCTTCGCTCTTCGCCGATGCAGACGCCGGACACATGACGTTCCATCCCGGGCAGGGTCTGCCGTTCCAGGCGCAGCGCCACCAGCTGAACCATGGCGACCACCACGCAGGGTTCGCCGCCGAGGGCAGGCCCTGCTCCGGGGTCCCGACGTCCACCTCCGCGGAGGGAGCGGCCGGCGTCGCTCTGGACACCCGGCGGCGACGCGCCTTCGTCGGCGTGGCGGAGTCCGCACACCCCGCCGGACGGCGGAAGGTGGAATCGCCAGACTGCACCTTCGGGATCACTTCAG AGAACCGACTCATCCTGGACGCCTTTGCCAAGGAATGCAGTCGAGTCCTCAGCCTACTCAACAACGGACGGCTGCTGGAACCCTCGCCGTCCCTCCCCGTCGCCATCAAGACGGAGGACGTTTGCAGCGCCGGTCCCCGCACCAAGTCCGAGGAGAACTCTTCTTCCCCGTCCGTGGATCTGGACGAAGAAGCGCCCCAAAGCCATTTGAACCAACAACAGACTTCGGCCGTTCTTCGCCTCTTCACCGACTCCCTGCATAACTATCTGCTCTCCGGGCGGCGGTGGCGGGGAGGCCGGCCGCTCTTGGGCTCGGACGACGAGCGCTGCCGCTCGGCGGAACCCGCCTCCGAGGCCTCGGCGGGATGGGGCTCGCCCTCGCCGTCCGACTCGTACGGACACCCTTCGTCCACGCTGCCGGAAGACgaagacgaggacgaggaggagagTTGCTGCCCGCGTTGCCTGGAGCTGGAACAGGAAGTGCTGTCGCTGCAGCAGGAGAACGAGGAGCTCCGCAACAAGCTGGAAACCGTGCCAG TTCCCTGTCAAAATGTTCTGGAATACTTCAAGAACGTTGTCGAGTTTCACCACCAGCTCGTGCCACCCGTACCCGAAGAACCGCTCACCGAG GAGGAAGAACAGCAGACGGTCTTTGAG GGAAGCAAACAACTATTGGAGAATTACCCGCTCTTCATCAGCAACAAGCAGTGGGACGAGGCGGTCAACTCTTCCAAGAAAGACGGCCGGCGACTACTGCGCTACCTGATCCGCTTCGTCTTCTCCACCGACGAGCTCAAGTTCTCGTGCGGCCTGGGCAAACGCAAACGCTCCGTCCACTTGAGGGAAGCCGGCCTGGAGAGACGACCGCTCAACCCCATTAAAGTCAGCTGCCTCAGAG AGTTCATCCGCGTGCACTGCGCCTCCAACCCCGACTGGTGGATGCCCTCCGAGGAGCAGATCAACAAAGTTTTTAGCGATGCGGTAGGCCACGCTCGGCAGGGGCGCGCGGTGGGCACCTTCCTCGGGggaggcggcgggggcggcgccGGAAGTAGCATCCTCTATCTGGACGGCTTTGACGGACACCTGTCTCAAGACGAGCTCTATTTGAAAGGATGTCAAAATGGCCAACTGGACTGA
- the bend4 gene encoding BEN domain-containing protein 4 isoform X1 yields MEGDTPPAEHQGPSDAKMSRGDPARLWQCKARLERFASVEPSLFADADAGHMTFHPGQGLPFQAQRHQLNHGDHHAGFAAEGRPCSGVPTSTSAEGAAGVALDTRRRRAFVGVAESAHPAGRRKVESPDCTFGITSENRLILDAFAKECSRVLSLLNNGRLLEPSPSLPVAIKTEDVCSAGPRTKSEENSSSPSVDLDEEAPQSHLNQQQTSAVLRLFTDSLHNYLLSGRRWRGGRPLLGSDDERCRSAEPASEASAGWGSPSPSDSYGHPSSTLPEDEDEDEEESCCPRCLELEQEVLSLQQENEELRNKLETVPVPCQNVLEYFKNVVEFHHQLVPPVPEEPLTEVSSKSWSTFENVHLFVIVFAQVHVRVICLQEEEQQTVFEGSKQLLENYPLFISNKQWDEAVNSSKKDGRRLLRYLIRFVFSTDELKFSCGLGKRKRSVHLREAGLERRPLNPIKVSCLREFIRVHCASNPDWWMPSEEQINKVFSDAVGHARQGRAVGTFLGGGGGGGAGSSILYLDGFDGHLSQDELYLKGCQNGQLD; encoded by the exons atggaGGGGGACACGCCGCCCGCCGAGCACCAAGGCCCCTCCGACGCCAAGATGAGCCGAGGTGACCCGGCCAGGCTTTGGCAGTGCAAGGCGCGTCTGGAGCGCTTCGCCTCGGTCGAGCCTTCGCTCTTCGCCGATGCAGACGCCGGACACATGACGTTCCATCCCGGGCAGGGTCTGCCGTTCCAGGCGCAGCGCCACCAGCTGAACCATGGCGACCACCACGCAGGGTTCGCCGCCGAGGGCAGGCCCTGCTCCGGGGTCCCGACGTCCACCTCCGCGGAGGGAGCGGCCGGCGTCGCTCTGGACACCCGGCGGCGACGCGCCTTCGTCGGCGTGGCGGAGTCCGCACACCCCGCCGGACGGCGGAAGGTGGAATCGCCAGACTGCACCTTCGGGATCACTTCAG AGAACCGACTCATCCTGGACGCCTTTGCCAAGGAATGCAGTCGAGTCCTCAGCCTACTCAACAACGGACGGCTGCTGGAACCCTCGCCGTCCCTCCCCGTCGCCATCAAGACGGAGGACGTTTGCAGCGCCGGTCCCCGCACCAAGTCCGAGGAGAACTCTTCTTCCCCGTCCGTGGATCTGGACGAAGAAGCGCCCCAAAGCCATTTGAACCAACAACAGACTTCGGCCGTTCTTCGCCTCTTCACCGACTCCCTGCATAACTATCTGCTCTCCGGGCGGCGGTGGCGGGGAGGCCGGCCGCTCTTGGGCTCGGACGACGAGCGCTGCCGCTCGGCGGAACCCGCCTCCGAGGCCTCGGCGGGATGGGGCTCGCCCTCGCCGTCCGACTCGTACGGACACCCTTCGTCCACGCTGCCGGAAGACgaagacgaggacgaggaggagagTTGCTGCCCGCGTTGCCTGGAGCTGGAACAGGAAGTGCTGTCGCTGCAGCAGGAGAACGAGGAGCTCCGCAACAAGCTGGAAACCGTGCCAG TTCCCTGTCAAAATGTTCTGGAATACTTCAAGAACGTTGTCGAGTTTCACCACCAGCTCGTGCCACCCGTACCCGAAGAACCGCTCACCGAGGTGAGCTCAAAATCTTGGTCGACGTTTGAAAATGTGCACCTTTTTGTCATCGTTTTTGCTCAAGTGCACGTCCGTGTCATATGTTTGCAGGAGGAAGAACAGCAGACGGTCTTTGAG GGAAGCAAACAACTATTGGAGAATTACCCGCTCTTCATCAGCAACAAGCAGTGGGACGAGGCGGTCAACTCTTCCAAGAAAGACGGCCGGCGACTACTGCGCTACCTGATCCGCTTCGTCTTCTCCACCGACGAGCTCAAGTTCTCGTGCGGCCTGGGCAAACGCAAACGCTCCGTCCACTTGAGGGAAGCCGGCCTGGAGAGACGACCGCTCAACCCCATTAAAGTCAGCTGCCTCAGAG AGTTCATCCGCGTGCACTGCGCCTCCAACCCCGACTGGTGGATGCCCTCCGAGGAGCAGATCAACAAAGTTTTTAGCGATGCGGTAGGCCACGCTCGGCAGGGGCGCGCGGTGGGCACCTTCCTCGGGggaggcggcgggggcggcgccGGAAGTAGCATCCTCTATCTGGACGGCTTTGACGGACACCTGTCTCAAGACGAGCTCTATTTGAAAGGATGTCAAAATGGCCAACTGGACTGA